One Streptomyces sp. NBC_01217 genomic region harbors:
- the rimO gene encoding 30S ribosomal protein S12 methylthiotransferase RimO, which produces MPERRTVALVTLGCARNEVDSEELAGRLAADGWELVEDASDADVAVVNTCGFVEAAKKDSVDALLEANDLKDHGRTQAVVAVGCMAERYGKDLAEALPEADGVLGFDDYADISDRLQTILNGGIHASHTPRDRRKLLPISPAERQDAAVALPGHAQEAAPAPADLPDGVAPVSGPRAPLRRRLGTSPVASVKLASGCDRRCSFCAIPSFRGSFISRRPSDVLQETRWLAEQGVKEVMLVSENNTSYGKDLGDIRLLETLLPELADVEGIERIRVSYLQPAEMRPGLIDVLTSTPKVAPYFDLSFQHSAPGVLRAMRRFGDTDRFLELLDTIRGKAPQAGARSNFIVGFPGETEADLEELERFLTGARLDAIGVFGYSDEEGTEAVGYENKLDADVIAERLAHISQLAEELTSQRAEERLGESLQVLVESVDEEDGAVGRAAHQAPETDGQVVFTAREGLVPGRMVEAKVVGTEGVDLVAECSELVEAAR; this is translated from the coding sequence ATGCCCGAACGCCGTACCGTCGCCCTTGTCACTCTTGGCTGCGCCCGTAACGAGGTGGACTCGGAGGAGCTCGCAGGCCGCTTGGCAGCGGACGGCTGGGAGCTCGTCGAGGATGCCTCCGACGCGGATGTCGCCGTCGTCAACACCTGTGGATTCGTCGAGGCCGCCAAGAAGGACTCCGTCGATGCCCTCCTCGAAGCCAATGATCTGAAGGACCACGGCAGAACCCAGGCCGTGGTCGCCGTCGGCTGCATGGCCGAGCGCTACGGCAAGGACCTCGCCGAGGCCCTGCCGGAGGCGGACGGCGTCCTCGGATTCGACGACTACGCCGACATCTCCGACCGCCTCCAGACCATCCTCAACGGCGGCATCCACGCCTCGCACACCCCTCGCGACCGCCGCAAGCTGCTGCCGATCAGCCCGGCCGAGCGGCAGGACGCCGCTGTGGCCCTGCCGGGACACGCGCAGGAGGCCGCACCGGCCCCCGCGGACCTTCCGGACGGAGTGGCTCCGGTCTCCGGGCCGCGCGCGCCGCTGCGCCGCCGACTGGGCACCAGCCCCGTCGCCTCGGTGAAGCTCGCCTCCGGCTGCGACCGCCGCTGCTCCTTCTGCGCCATCCCGTCCTTCCGCGGTTCCTTCATCTCGCGCCGCCCCTCGGACGTCCTGCAGGAGACCCGCTGGCTGGCCGAGCAGGGCGTGAAGGAGGTCATGCTGGTCTCCGAGAACAACACCTCCTACGGCAAGGACCTCGGCGACATCCGGCTGCTGGAGACGCTGCTGCCGGAGCTCGCCGACGTCGAGGGGATCGAGCGGATCAGGGTCAGCTATCTGCAGCCCGCGGAGATGCGGCCCGGCCTCATCGACGTACTGACCTCGACCCCGAAGGTCGCCCCGTACTTCGACCTGTCCTTCCAGCACTCGGCCCCCGGCGTGCTGCGGGCCATGCGCCGCTTCGGTGACACCGACCGCTTCCTGGAGCTCCTGGACACCATCCGCGGCAAGGCGCCGCAGGCCGGTGCCCGCTCCAACTTCATCGTGGGCTTCCCCGGCGAGACCGAGGCCGACCTGGAGGAGCTGGAACGCTTCCTCACCGGCGCCCGGCTCGACGCCATCGGCGTCTTCGGCTACTCCGACGAGGAGGGCACCGAGGCGGTCGGCTACGAGAACAAGCTGGACGCCGACGTCATCGCGGAGCGGCTCGCGCACATCTCGCAGCTGGCCGAGGAGCTGACCTCGCAGCGCGCCGAGGAGCGCCTCGGGGAGAGCCTGCAGGTGCTGGTCGAGTCCGTGGACGAGGAGGACGGTGCGGTGGGACGCGCGGCGCACCAGGCACCCGAAACGGACGGCCAGGTGGTCTTCACCGCACGCGAGGGCCTCGTGCCCGGCCGTATGGTCGAGGCAAAGGTCGTGGGCACCGAAGGAGTGGACCTGGTGGCCGAGTGTTCCGAACTCGTGGAGGCGGCCAGATGA
- the pgsA gene encoding CDP-diacylglycerol--glycerol-3-phosphate 3-phosphatidyltransferase, protein MTGVPASAAGGSGAKPVRGGKLGAAAVNQASLWNIANLLTMLRLVLVPGFVMLLLHNGGYDPAWRSFAWAAFAVAMITDLFDGHLARTYNLVTDFGKIADPIADKAIMGAALICLSYLGDLPWWVTGVILLREIGITLMRFWVIRHAVIPASRGGKMKTLAQGIAVGMYVLALTGPLATLRFWVMAVAVVLTVVTGLDYVRQAVVLRGKGLAAERAAAEAEAAEVAVGSGAAGAAGPVSGARGSADTRGSAEAER, encoded by the coding sequence ATGACGGGAGTCCCGGCATCCGCGGCAGGCGGCTCCGGCGCGAAGCCGGTCCGCGGCGGCAAGCTGGGTGCTGCGGCCGTCAATCAGGCCAGTCTGTGGAACATTGCCAACCTCCTCACCATGCTCCGGCTGGTGCTGGTGCCCGGTTTCGTGATGCTGCTGCTGCACAACGGCGGCTACGACCCGGCCTGGCGGTCGTTCGCCTGGGCGGCGTTCGCCGTCGCCATGATCACCGACCTTTTCGACGGTCATCTCGCGCGCACGTACAACCTGGTCACCGACTTCGGGAAGATCGCCGACCCGATCGCGGACAAGGCGATCATGGGTGCGGCGCTGATCTGTCTGTCGTATCTCGGTGATCTGCCCTGGTGGGTCACGGGCGTGATTCTCCTCCGCGAGATCGGCATCACGCTGATGCGGTTCTGGGTGATACGGCACGCGGTGATCCCGGCCAGTCGTGGCGGGAAGATGAAGACGCTGGCGCAGGGGATCGCCGTCGGGATGTACGTCCTGGCGCTGACCGGTCCACTTGCGACCCTGCGCTTCTGGGTGATGGCGGTGGCCGTAGTGCTGACGGTCGTCACGGGGCTGGACTATGTGCGCCAGGCCGTCGTGCTGCGAGGCAAGGGGCTCGCGGCCGAGCGGGCCGCGGCGGAGGCGGAGGCTGCTGAGGTGGCTGTCGGCTCTGGGGCTGCTGGGGCTGCGGGGCCGGTCTCCGGGGCCCGCGGTTCGGCGGATACCCGTGGTTCGGCGGAGGCCGAGCGGTGA
- a CDS encoding CinA family protein, which produces MTAAARVLELLVERGETLAVAESLTGGLVAAELTSVPGASNSFRGSVTAYATPLKRELLGVDGALLAERGAVDPEVARQMAAGVRRVLGADWGMATTGVAGPESQDGKPVGTVYVAVSGPDGAENVTALRLNGGRADIRRESVRSVLALLSAELGKNAGAQDTEQNGGN; this is translated from the coding sequence GTGACTGCCGCGGCCCGGGTGCTGGAGCTGCTCGTGGAGCGCGGTGAGACTCTCGCCGTCGCGGAGTCGCTGACCGGCGGTCTGGTCGCGGCGGAGCTGACTTCCGTACCGGGTGCCTCGAACTCCTTCCGCGGGTCCGTGACGGCGTACGCGACACCCCTGAAGCGGGAACTGCTGGGCGTGGACGGCGCCCTCCTGGCGGAGCGCGGTGCGGTCGACCCGGAGGTGGCGCGGCAGATGGCGGCAGGTGTACGCCGCGTTCTCGGGGCAGACTGGGGTATGGCCACCACAGGCGTCGCGGGCCCCGAGTCACAGGACGGCAAGCCCGTGGGCACGGTCTATGTCGCGGTGTCCGGGCCGGACGGCGCGGAGAATGTGACCGCGCTGCGATTGAACGGCGGGCGTGCGGACATCCGTAGAGAGAGCGTACGGAGCGTGCTTGCACTGCTCTCAGCCGAACTCGGCAAGAATGCAGGCGCACAGGATACGGAACAGAACGGGGGGAATTGA
- a CDS encoding helix-turn-helix domain-containing protein: MILLRRLLGDVLRRQRQRQGRTLREVSSSARVSLGYLSEVERGQKEASSELLSAICDALDVRMSELMREVSDELSLAELAESAAASDPVPVPVRPMLNSVSVTSVAGVPTGRVTIKAPAEAVDVVAA; the protein is encoded by the coding sequence ATGATTCTGCTCCGTCGCCTGCTTGGTGACGTGCTGCGTCGGCAGCGCCAGCGCCAAGGCCGTACTCTGCGCGAAGTCTCCTCGTCCGCCCGAGTCTCGCTCGGCTATCTCTCCGAGGTGGAGCGGGGGCAGAAGGAGGCATCCTCCGAGCTGCTCTCCGCTATTTGCGACGCGCTTGACGTACGGATGTCCGAGCTCATGCGTGAAGTGAGCGATGAGCTGTCGCTGGCCGAACTGGCCGAGTCGGCAGCAGCCAGCGATCCGGTGCCTGTGCCGGTACGCCCGATGCTCAATTCCGTCTCCGTGACGTCGGTGGCAGGTGTGCCGACGGGACGGGTGACCATCAAGGCGCCCGCGGAAGCGGTGGATGTCGTCGCCGCCTGA
- a CDS encoding SDR family NAD(P)-dependent oxidoreductase, giving the protein MSLIAYDLTGRSAFITGAAGGIGRAGAVLLAAAGATVHCADLDEKGLLETQDLITETGGTSHIHTLDVTDRSRIRAAVAAAGDIDILAAVAGIMHTSSVLETADDDLDRVLSVNFKGVLYACQEVARSMIARGASGSLITMASGAVDAASPGLLCYSAAKAAVVQLTKTLATELGPHSIRVNAVAPGWIRTPMTARHDAGQQLRAEATMARISPLGRVGEPEDVAHTLLYLASDASAFMTGQILRPNGGVAMPW; this is encoded by the coding sequence ATGTCCCTCATCGCGTACGACCTCACAGGCCGCTCCGCGTTCATCACCGGCGCGGCAGGTGGCATCGGCCGCGCCGGCGCCGTCCTGCTCGCAGCTGCGGGCGCCACCGTGCACTGCGCGGACCTCGACGAGAAGGGCCTGCTGGAGACCCAGGACCTGATCACCGAGACGGGTGGCACATCCCACATCCACACCCTCGATGTCACCGACCGCAGTCGGATCAGGGCCGCGGTGGCCGCCGCGGGCGACATCGACATACTGGCCGCCGTCGCCGGAATCATGCATACGAGCAGCGTCCTGGAGACGGCGGACGACGACCTCGATCGCGTCCTCTCGGTCAATTTCAAGGGCGTTCTGTACGCCTGTCAGGAAGTGGCCCGCAGCATGATCGCGCGTGGCGCGTCCGGCTCACTGATCACCATGGCCTCGGGAGCGGTCGACGCCGCGAGTCCGGGACTGCTCTGCTACAGCGCGGCCAAGGCGGCGGTCGTCCAGTTGACGAAGACACTCGCGACCGAGCTGGGGCCCCATTCCATCCGTGTCAACGCCGTCGCCCCGGGCTGGATCCGTACGCCCATGACCGCCCGCCACGACGCGGGCCAGCAGCTCCGGGCAGAGGCCACGATGGCGAGGATCTCCCCGCTCGGCCGGGTCGGCGAGCCGGAGGACGTCGCCCACACCCTGCTCTATCTCGCATCCGACGCGTCGGCCTTCATGACCGGTCAGATCCTCCGCCCGAACGGCGGCGTAGCCATGCCCTGGTAG